Proteins encoded in a region of the Podarcis muralis chromosome 2, rPodMur119.hap1.1, whole genome shotgun sequence genome:
- the REEP2 gene encoding receptor expression-enhancing protein 2 isoform X3 produces the protein MPGLSCGVGNRLAHLNPVSPRAGFRHLVPSILLLQSCEDEKCEGICQMDDVLDCVCFLHHSRDTHRHHSLLEIDEYISQARDKSYETMMRVGKRGLNLAANAAVTAAAKGQGVLSEKLRSFSMQDLTLIRDDDTVHLRSPEPRMRTSATGQLETVDDSGASCYSSSEEMTLSQRHNGAQSDARTDPSDDDTGDKVPKRTQSLKAPKKVTKTEPPQKTVKARPKKKVTGSSAAGESA, from the exons ATGCCAGGGTTGAGTTGCGGCGTCGGAAACCGGCTTGCCCACCTGAACCCCGTTTCCCCGAGA GCTGGTTTTCGGCACCTTGTACCCAGCATACTCCTCTTACAAAGCTGTGAAGACGAAAAATGTGAAGGAATAT GTCAAATGGATGATGTATTGGATTGTGTTTGCTTTCTTCACCACAGCAGAGACACTCACAGACATCATTCTCTCTTG GAAATCGATGAGTATATCAGCCAGGCCCGTGACAAGAGTTATGAAACTATGATGCGAGTTGGCAAGCGAGGATTAAatttggcagccaatgcagcagTTACTGCAGCTGCAAAG GGCCAAGGAGTTTTATCTGAAAAACTACGGAGTTTCAGCATGCAGGACTTGACTTTGATTCGGGATGATGACACTGTGCATTTACGGAGCCCTGAGCCACGCATGCGTACTTCTGCTACTGGTCAACTTGAAACTGTTGATGATTCAG GTGCATCCTGTTATTCCTCATCGGAAGAGATGACTCTGTCTCAAAGACATAATGGGGCCCAGTCTGATGCCAGAACAGACCCATCAGATGACGATACAGGAGACAAAGTTCCCAAACGGACCCAGAGCCTTAAAGCTCCTAAGAAAGTGACAAAGACTGAG CCCCCACAAAAGACTGTCAAAGCCCGTCCCAAGAAGAAAGTTACAGGTTCCAGTGCTGCTGGCGAGTCAGCCTAA
- the REEP2 gene encoding receptor expression-enhancing protein 2 isoform X1 translates to MTRRPSSSNRRTDAEPTAMRPLLFFPPTGAAGSSPLRSRGGAALAAGTCPLTALSPFLAGAAAESQLASPRRPPEEPRPRHGVLDHLPAGGAGFRHLVPSILLLQSCEDEKCEGICQMDDVLDCVCFLHHSRDTHRHHSLLEIDEYISQARDKSYETMMRVGKRGLNLAANAAVTAAAKGQGVLSEKLRSFSMQDLTLIRDDDTVHLRSPEPRMRTSATGQLETVDDSGASCYSSSEEMTLSQRHNGAQSDARTDPSDDDTGDKVPKRTQSLKAPKKVTKTEPPQKTVKARPKKKVTGSSAAGESA, encoded by the exons ATGACGCGAAGGCCCAGCAGCAGCAACCGCCGCACTGACGCCGAGCCCACCGCCATGCGCCCGCTGCTCTTTTTCCCTCCGACAGGCGCCGCTGGCTCCTCCCCTTTAAGGAGCCGGGGCGGGGCCGCGCTTGCTGCAGGAACCTGCCCTTTAACAGCGCTCTCTCCTTTCCTCGCTGGTGCCGCTGCCGAAAGCCAGCTCGCCAGTCCCCGCCGGCCCCCGGAGGAGCCTCGGCCTCGCCATGGTGTCCTGGATCATCTCCCGGCTGGTGGT GCTGGTTTTCGGCACCTTGTACCCAGCATACTCCTCTTACAAAGCTGTGAAGACGAAAAATGTGAAGGAATAT GTCAAATGGATGATGTATTGGATTGTGTTTGCTTTCTTCACCACAGCAGAGACACTCACAGACATCATTCTCTCTTG GAAATCGATGAGTATATCAGCCAGGCCCGTGACAAGAGTTATGAAACTATGATGCGAGTTGGCAAGCGAGGATTAAatttggcagccaatgcagcagTTACTGCAGCTGCAAAG GGCCAAGGAGTTTTATCTGAAAAACTACGGAGTTTCAGCATGCAGGACTTGACTTTGATTCGGGATGATGACACTGTGCATTTACGGAGCCCTGAGCCACGCATGCGTACTTCTGCTACTGGTCAACTTGAAACTGTTGATGATTCAG GTGCATCCTGTTATTCCTCATCGGAAGAGATGACTCTGTCTCAAAGACATAATGGGGCCCAGTCTGATGCCAGAACAGACCCATCAGATGACGATACAGGAGACAAAGTTCCCAAACGGACCCAGAGCCTTAAAGCTCCTAAGAAAGTGACAAAGACTGAG CCCCCACAAAAGACTGTCAAAGCCCGTCCCAAGAAGAAAGTTACAGGTTCCAGTGCTGCTGGCGAGTCAGCCTAA
- the REEP2 gene encoding receptor expression-enhancing protein 2 isoform X2, whose product MVSWIISRLVVLVFGTLYPAYSSYKAVKTKNVKEYVKWMMYWIVFAFFTTAETLTDIILSWFPFYFELKIAFVIWLLSPYTKGSSVLYRKFVHPTLSNKEKEIDEYISQARDKSYETMMRVGKRGLNLAANAAVTAAAKGQGVLSEKLRSFSMQDLTLIRDDDTVHLRSPEPRMRTSATGQLETVDDSGASCYSSSEEMTLSQRHNGAQSDARTDPSDDDTGDKVPKRTQSLKAPKKVTKTEPPQKTVKARPKKKVTGSSAAGESA is encoded by the exons ATGGTGTCCTGGATCATCTCCCGGCTGGTGGT GCTGGTTTTCGGCACCTTGTACCCAGCATACTCCTCTTACAAAGCTGTGAAGACGAAAAATGTGAAGGAATAT GTCAAATGGATGATGTATTGGATTGTGTTTGCTTTCTTCACCACAGCAGAGACACTCACAGACATCATTCTCTCTTG GTTTCCCTTTTATTTCGAGCTGAAAATCGCATTTGTGATCTGGCTGCTCTCTCCTTACACCAAGGGCTCCAGCGTGCTCTACAGGAAGTTTGTTCACCCAACGCTCTCCAATAAGGAGAAG GAAATCGATGAGTATATCAGCCAGGCCCGTGACAAGAGTTATGAAACTATGATGCGAGTTGGCAAGCGAGGATTAAatttggcagccaatgcagcagTTACTGCAGCTGCAAAG GGCCAAGGAGTTTTATCTGAAAAACTACGGAGTTTCAGCATGCAGGACTTGACTTTGATTCGGGATGATGACACTGTGCATTTACGGAGCCCTGAGCCACGCATGCGTACTTCTGCTACTGGTCAACTTGAAACTGTTGATGATTCAG GTGCATCCTGTTATTCCTCATCGGAAGAGATGACTCTGTCTCAAAGACATAATGGGGCCCAGTCTGATGCCAGAACAGACCCATCAGATGACGATACAGGAGACAAAGTTCCCAAACGGACCCAGAGCCTTAAAGCTCCTAAGAAAGTGACAAAGACTGAG CCCCCACAAAAGACTGTCAAAGCCCGTCCCAAGAAGAAAGTTACAGGTTCCAGTGCTGCTGGCGAGTCAGCCTAA